A part of Palaemon carinicauda isolate YSFRI2023 chromosome 8, ASM3689809v2, whole genome shotgun sequence genomic DNA contains:
- the LOC137645180 gene encoding uncharacterized protein: protein MEQLHRAKAAAEGWVTRVSNRIEDLLVRDPPPTSSDLIEALEEMDKRLFKLEVQDKLEMLLEPEELENYLEQADRARLRARQTRLRCANRLKDISAAGISDDDHESSASTVSIHARLPKLELPRFDGEITQWQSFWDQFSSHIDNTELPIISKLTYLLSLLDGPAKDVVQGVPHTSASYRTAVDLLKERFGKSVCIIHAHVQALLSLQVPVNQGKSYTKQLWRLRDEVIKRTRSLDALGVTGKQCEILLAPIIVSRLPMELRLQWSRECSGHESDLEWLLEWLKREIEVLERSEMYRKNIPASGHHGRNEERKNINSKDGRDNLYTTSALHAVSQSEGSNCVFCTKLNHKSERCHKFLALDGQQRYDKIRELGVCFKCLNKGHISKNCKVRCTKYQGGHNVVMCGIKVNMAPQTNVENGDHVAPPSASMLSGHYSNKTVLQTAKVKVMNYKGGFVTAKLLFDSGCDRSYVSSKFKELCKPEWVTRTEAPYSSFGGHSSGKDIETNVYKLNGPVVPTHILDAFSHLDLADDFDDSSLLEIDILIGLDYYWSLMNPKDAVQVGKTVAMSSVFGWVLSGNVGKGCNFTKVVSTSSLSDFVSSSPQLLSISGVSDADMSYFWDLETIGISSKECKEDIKESVVQEFEDKIDFVNGRYEVQLPWKNNSIKDSLMSNVNQAMKRLNKLSVRFEKDEDLKDAYMKVFDEYESLGIIEEIPSEDLVSQGPIYYMPHRPVVKLNSSTTKIRPVFDASAKGPNGISLNDCMLTGPSLNPDLVEILIRFRRWPYVISADVVKAFLQINVHSQDKNVHRFLMPGKDGVRHMRFNRVVFGNTLSPFLLNVVVKHHLSNYSECEAVQDLKRDMYVDNWFSGADTVEVATKFKTAYDIMADANMSLEKVSSNSVVIASKFKDKMQILSDDEINMKSIENIEIHGFGDASEKGFGACVYLRVCLGNDCQSSLVMSKARVAPIKKLTLPKLELMEALLCARLVRFVERALDFKIKPGIVCWTDSTITLGWIRSDSVTRGVFVNNRVREIQHLTPPSHWHHCSGSNNPADLMTRGLLAEKLIGNNLWFSGPCNLSDPTFSIQDGDNSIIVNETVNYESEDHLVCLSVQTATPMFDVEKYNNLNKSIRIVGRPCSQPAAPLPDLRVTPAPPFAVTGIDFAGPVFSADYPGKKLYMLLFTCAIVRAVHLELTESMSLVDFMQALRKFADRRGIPSVIYSDNAKTFVAASSEVQKVFGHLAPKWRFNVPRSPWWGGWFERLVGSVKVALKKTLGIRYVSKKELETTLVEIEACINSRPLTFVSDEPDFEHYLTPSHFILGRNITSKPPVDIEPYVVTPDDLRDREEIVNKRLEQFWSVWRKDYIANLPPVVKGFNQKCSLNVGSTVLVKEDHMPRLQWPIGVIVNVYPGRDGLIRSVDVKTRKGIVNRSIQRLHDLEIIAHLNPGLNNLSVEVPEHVNDNSEMNIDVIDDKTAEQNPNGNTVVDGNMYSKKGRQIKRPHKLDL, encoded by the exons ATGGAGCAGTTACATAGGGCAAAGGCAGCGGCTGAGGGCTGGGTGACTAGAGTTAGTAATAGAATAGAGGACTTACTAGTACGAGACCCACCTCCTACCTCAAGCGATTTAATAGAAGCTCTAGAAGAGATGGATAAAAGACTCTTTAAACTAGAAGTGCAGGATAAATTAGAAATGCTACTCGAACCCGAGGaattagaaaattacttggaacaaGCAGATCGTGCACGGCTTAGGGCTAGGCAGACTAGGCTGAGATGTGCAAATAGGCTTAAAGATATTTCGGCAGCAGGTATCAGTGATGACGACCATGAAAGTTCTGCAAGTACAGTATCCATTCATGCAAGGCTGCCAAAACTAGAATTACCAAGATTTGATGGCGAAATAACCCAATGGCAGAGTTTCTGGGACCAGTTTTCGTCCCACATAGACAACACAGAGTTACCAATCATTAGTAAGTTGACCTACTTGTTATCCCTGTTAGACGGTCCTGCCAAGGATGTGGTGCAAGGCGTGCCACACACCAGTGCCAGCTATAGAACAGCTGTCGACTTACTCAAGGAAAGATTTGGCAAGTCTGTGTGCATTATTCATGCTCATGTCCAAGCTCTTCTTTCCCTTCAAGTACCTGTCAACCAAGGTAAGAGCTACACAAAACAACTTTGGAGACTTAGGGATGAAGTCATAAAGCGTACAAGAAGCTTAGATGCCCTTGGAGTAACAGGCAAGCAGTGTGAGATTCTCCTAGCCCCTATAATTGTGTCTCGGCTTCCAATGGAGTTGAGGCTACAATGGTCAAGAGAGTGTAGTGGCCATGAAAGTGATCTTGAATGGTTGTTAGAGTGGCTTAAAAGGGAAATAGAAGTACTAGAAAGAAGTGAGATGTACAGAAAAAATATCCCAGCTTCTGGGCATCATGGTAGAAATGAGGAAAGAAAGAATATTAATAGTAAAGATGGCAGAGATAATTTGTATACAACCTCTGCCTTACATGCGGTTTCTCAAAGTGAAGGTTCAAATTGCGTTTTTTGTACGAAGCTAAACCATAAATCTGAAAGGTGTCACAAGTTTTTAGCATTGGATGGGCAGCAGAGGTATGACAAGATAAGAGAATTAGgtgtttgttttaaatgtttgaataaGGGCCATATTTCTAAAAATTGTAAGGTAAGGTGTACTAAGTATCAAGGTGGCCATAATGTAGTAATGTGTGGCATTAAGGTGAATATGGCCCCCCAAACAAATGTAGAAAATGGTGATCACGTGGCACCTCCCTCAGCTAGTATGTTGTCAGGCCACTATAGTAATAAGACTGTATTACAAACGGCTAAGGTAAAGGTAATGAATTATAAGGGAGGTTTTGTCACTGCTAAATTGTTGTTCGATAGTGGTTGTGATCGCTCTTATGTTAGTAGTAAGTTTAAAGAACTTTGTAAACCTGAATGGGTTACTAGGACTGAAGCCCCTTACAGTAGTTTTGGTGGGCATAGCTCTGGTAAGGATATAGAAACTAATGTTTACAAGTTAAatgg ACCAGTAGTTCCAACCCACATCCTAGATGCTTTTAGTCATTTAGATTTAGCAGATGACTTTGATGATAGTTCTCTTTTAGAAATAGATATTCTTATAGGTCTGGATTACTACTGGAGCCTCATGAATCCTAAAGATGCTGTACAGGTGGGGAAAACTGTTGCCATGAGTTCAGTGTTTGGTTGGGTTTTATCGGGAAATGTTGGCAAGGGGTGTAATTTTACTAAGGTTGTAAGTACGTCTTCATTATCAGACTTTGTGTCCTCATCTCCCCAGCTCTTAAGTATATCAGGGGTATCCGATGCTGATatgtcatatttttgggatttagaAACTATTGGTATTAGTAGTAAGGAATGTAAAGAAGATATCAAGGAAAGTGTAGTTCAAGAGTTTGAAGATAAAATAGATTTTGTAAATGGCAGGTATGAAGTTCAGTTACCTTGGAAAAATAACAGCATTAAGGATTCACTGATGAGTAATGTAAATCAAGCAATGAAGAGATTAAATAAGCTTTCGGTTAGATTTGAGAAAGATGAAGATTTAAAGGATGCGTATATGAAGGTTTTTGATGAATATGAGTCCTTGGGGATAATTGAGGAAATTCCCTCCGAGGACTTGGTGTCACAGGGACCCATTTATTACATGCCTCATAGACCTGTTGTTAAATTAAATAGCAGCACTACAAAGATACGTCCAGTTTTTGATGCTTCTGCTAAGGGGCCTAATGGAATCTCGCTTAATGATTGCATGTTGACAGGTCCTTCTCTAAACCCAGATTTAGTAGAGATATTGATTAGATTTAGACGTTGGCCGTACGTGATCTCTGCTGATGTTGTTAAGGCCTTTTTACAAATTAATGTTCACAGTCAGGACAAAAATGTCCATAGATTTTTGATGCCAGGTAAAGATGGAGTAAGGCATATGAGATTTAATAGAGTTGTTTTTGGCAACACCTTAAGCCCCTTTCTACTAAATGTTGTTGTTAAACACCATTTAAGCAATTACTCAGAATGTGAAGCTGTTCAAGATTTAAAAAGAGATATGTACGTGGACAATTGGTTTAGCGGAGCTGATACTGTAGAAGTAGCAACTAAATTTAAGACTGCATATGATATTATGGCTGATGCTAATATGTCCCTTGAAAAGGTTTCTTCCAATAGTGTAGTAATTGCTTCTAAATTTAAGGACAAAATGCAAATTTTGagtgatgatgaaattaatatg AAGAGTATTGAAAACATTGAAATACATGGATTTGGAGATGCCTCTGAGAAGGGATTTGGTGCATGTGTATACTTAAGGGTTTGTCTTGGAAATGATTGTCAATCTTCACTTGTCATGTCTAAAGCCAGAGTAGCACCAATTAAGAAACTTACCCTTCCTAAATTGGAATTAATGGAAGCCTTATTGTGTGCTAGATTGGTAAGATTTGTCGAAAGGGCTCTGGATTTTAAGATCAAACCTGGGATTGTATGTTGGACAGATTCCACTATAACTTTAGGATGGATAAGGAGTGATTCAGTGACAAGGGGTGTGTTTGTTAACAACAGAGTTAGAGAAATTCAGCACTTGACACCTCCCAGTCACTGGCATCACTGTAGTGGGTCAAATAATCCCGCTGACTTGATGACTAGAGGGTTATTAGCGGAAAAGCTTATTGGAAATAACCTTTGGTTTAGTGGTCCTTGTAATCTGTCGGATCCTACATTTAGTATTCAGGACGGTGATAACTCCATTATTGTTAACGAGACTGTAAATTATGAATCTGAAGACCATCTAGTATGCTTAAGTGTCCAGACTGCAACTCCCATGTTTGATgttgaaaaatacaataatcttAATAAGTCAATAAGAATTGTTGG CCGTCCTTGTAGTCAACCTGCTGCCCCATTGCCTGATTTGAGGGTTACTCCAGCACCTCCCTTTGCAGTTACAGGTATAGATTTTGCAGGGCCAGTATTTAGTGCGGATTAtccaggaaagaaattatatatgttgcTTTTTACTTGTGCTATAGTTAGAGCAGTACATCTGGAACTCACGGAGTCCATGTCATTGGTCGATTTTATGCAGGCTTTACGGAAATTTGCTGATCGTCGAGGTATTCCGAGCGTAATTTATTCCGATAATGCCAAAACCTTTGTCGCAGCCTCCTCGGAAGTGCAGAAGGTATTTGGACACTTAGCACCTAAATGGAGGTTTAACGTACCAAGATCACCATGGTGGGGAGGTTGGTTTGAGAGACTTGTGGGGTCGGTTAAAGTAGCCTTGAAAAAGACTTTGGGAATTAGATATGTAAGTAAGAAGGAATTAGAGACTACTCTTGTAGAAATTGAGGCATGCATAAACTCTCGACCTCTGACCTTTGTGAGTGATGAGCCagactttgaacattatcttaccccttctcattttattcttggtaggaatataactTCTAAACCCCCTGTTGACATTGAACCATATGTTGTAACTCCAGATGATCTACGTGATAGAGAAGAAATTGTAAATAAAAGGTTGGAACAGTTTTGGAGTGTGTGGAGGAAAGATTACATAGCAAATCTACCCCCGGTAGTTAAGGGGTTTAACCAAAAATGTAGTTTGAATGTTGGTAGCACTGTGCTTGTTAAAGAAGATCATATGCCCAGATTACAGTGGCCTATTGGAGTTATTGTAAATGTATACCCTGGAAGGGATGGGTTGATTCGCAGTGTTGATGTAAAAACTAGGAAAGGTATTGTTAACAGATCAATACAAAGACTTCATGATTTGGAGATCATTGCTCACTTGAACCCTGGTTTAAATAATCTTTCTGTGGAAGTCCCTGAACATGTAAATGATAATTCTGAAATGAATATTGATGTAATAGATGATAAGACAGCTGAACAGAATCCTAATGGAAATACTGTTGTTGATGGTAACATGTATTCTAAGAAGGGTCGCCAAATTAAAAGACCTCACAAATTAGATTTGTAA